The following proteins come from a genomic window of Hordeum vulgare subsp. vulgare unplaced genomic scaffold, MorexV3_pseudomolecules_assembly, whole genome shotgun sequence:
- the LOC123421453 gene encoding 50S ribosomal protein L2, chloroplastic yields MAEWLKRPTHNWRILNNTAKHLYKTPIPSTRKGTVDRQVKSNPRNNLIHGRHRCGKGRNSRGIITARHRGGGHKRLYRKIDFRRNQKDISGRIVTIEYDPNRNAYICLIHYGDGEKRYILHPRGAIIGDTIVSGTKVPISMGNALPLTDMPLGTAMHNIEITRGRGGQLARAAGAVAKLIAKEGKSATLRLPSGEVRLVSQNCLATVGQVGNVGVNQKSLGRAGSKCWLGKRPVVRGVVMNPVDHPHGGGEGKAPIGRKKPTTPWGYPALGRRTRKRKKYSDSFILRRRK; encoded by the exons ATGGCTGAATGGTTAAAGCGCCCAACTCATAATTG GAGAATACTTAATAATACGGCGAAACATTTATACAAAACACCTATCCCGAGCACACGCAAGGGAACCGTAGACAGGCAAGTGAAATCCAATCCACGAAATAATTTGATCCATGGACGGCACCGTTGTGGTAAAGGTCGTAATTCCAGAGGAATCATTACCGCAAGGCATAGAGGGGGAGGTCATAAGCGCCTATACCGTAAAATAGATTTTCGACGGAATCAAAAAGACATATCTGGTAGAATCGTAACCATAGAATACGACCCTAATCGAAATGCATACATTTGTCTCATACACTATGGGGATGGTGAGAAGAGATATATTTTACATCCCAGAGGGGCTATAATTGGAGATACTATTGTTTCTGGTACAAAAGTTCCTATATCAATGGGAAATGCCCTACCTTTGA CCGATATGCCCTTAGGCACGGCCATGCATAACATAGAAATCACACGTGGAAGGGGTGGGCAATTAGCTAGAGCAGCAGGTGCTGTAGCGAAACTCATTGCAAAAGAGGGTAAATCGGCCACTTTAAGATTACCATCTGGGGAGGTCCGTTTAGTATCCCAAAATTGCTTAGCAACAGTCGGACAAGTGGGTAATGTTGGGGTGAACCAAAAAAGTTTGGGTAGAGCCGGATCTAAGTGTTGGCTAGGTAAACGCCCCGTAGTAAGAGGGGTAGTTATGAACCCTGTGGACCACCCCCATGGGGGCGGTGAAGGGAAAGCTCCCATTGGTAGAAAAAAACCCACAACCCCTTGGGGTTATCctgcgcttggaagaagaactaggaaaaggaaaaaatatagcGATAGTTTTATTCTTCGTCGCCGTAAGTAA
- the LOC123421454 gene encoding NAD(P)H-quinone oxidoreductase subunit 2 B, chloroplastic-like, protein MIWHVQNENFILDSTRIFMKAFHLLLFNGSFIFPECILIFGLILLLMIDSTSDQKDRPWFYFISSTSLVISITALLFRWREEPIISFSGNFQTNNFNEIFQFLILLCSTLCIPLSVEYIECTEMAITEFLLFVLTATLGGMFLCGANDLITIFVAPECFSLCSYLLSGYTKRDLRSNEATMKYLLMGGASSSILVHGFSWLYGSSGGEIELQEIVNGLINTQMYNSPGISIALISITVGLGFKLSPAPFHQWTPDVYEGVWFVRQIPTSISISEVFGFCKTP, encoded by the coding sequence ATGATCTGGCATGTACAGAATGAAAACTTCATTCTCGATTCTACGAGAATTTTTATGAAAGCGTTTCATTTGCTTCTCTTCAATGGAAGTTTCATTTTCCCAGAATGTATCCTAATTTTTGGCCTAATTCTTCTTCTGATGATCGATTCAACCTCTGATCAAAAAGATAGACCTTGGTTCTATTTCATCTCTTCAACAAGTTTAGTAATAAGCATAACGGCCCTATTGTTCCGATGGAGAGAAGAACCTATAATTAGCTTTTCGGGAAATTTCCAAACGAACAATTTCAACGAAATCTTTCAATTTCTCATTTTATTATGTTCAACTTTATGTATTCCTCTATCCgtagagtacattgaatgtacagaAATGGCTATAACAGAGTTTCTGTTATTCGTATTAACAGCTACTCTAGGGGGAATGTTTTTATGTGGTGCTAACGATTTAATAACTATCTTTGTAGCTCCAGAATGTTTCAGTTTATGTTCCTACCTATTGTCTGGATATACCAAGAGAGATCTACGGTCTAATGAGGCTACTATGAAATATTTACTCATGGGTGGGGCAAGCTCTTCTATTCTGGTTCATGGTTTCTCTTGGCTATATGGTTCATCTGGGGGGGAGATCGAGCTTCAAGAAATTGTGAACGGTCTTATCAATACACAAATGTATAACTCCCCAGGAATTTCAATTGCGCTTATATCCATCACTGTAGGACTTGGGTTCAAGCTTTCCCCAGCCCCTTTTCATCAATGGACTCCTGACGTCTACGAAGGAGTGTGGTTCGTTCGACAAATTCCTACCTCTATATCTATCTCTGAGGTGTTTGGGTTTTGCAAAACTCCATAG